A part of Doryrhamphus excisus isolate RoL2022-K1 chromosome 8, RoL_Dexc_1.0, whole genome shotgun sequence genomic DNA contains:
- the ptx3a gene encoding pentraxin-related protein PTX3 — MLHWRLPLAVAVWSMCVCLALTYEDDIEVNYADTYYNEITEEETPEPTPSAAPCNSPDLTKWDKIFSMLENSQMRENMLLQYADDIVKVEMGSLRGEILRFVAQYGGSCGAAVETAGRRMALQMEARLRESLVRLKFGDHTSGPVEGNSVGNSNNLEAMLQQLLSATRTQATRLAKMETSCFSNTGTVKAAPQQPDIRGAGHRERTLEGVLALLQQTRTELEGLKSLQPRHLPAGCEMALLYPMRSRRIYTSVIPDVPLSLSSFTVCLWVKPVVVSNKTVLFSYGNRRNPYEIQLLLSHTSAFLTIGGETHLVEARGVVKPDSPPEWLHLCGVWSSEQGLASLWAGGKKVASTPGVAEGHILPDGGSLQLGQERNGCCHLTPSSSSGNGMAGFEAGFDPKLAFTGTMTGVNMWDKVLSEEKISQLALQDGQGCEHRGNIVMWGVTEMVPHGGAQFVN; from the exons ATGTTGCACTGGAGGCTCCCCCTGGCAGTCGCTGTGTGgtcgatgtgtgtgtgtctggctcTTACCTATGAGGACGATATCGAGGTCAACTATGCTGACACCTACTACAACGAAATCACCGAGGAGGAGACACCAGAGC CCACACCGAGTGCGGCTCCCTGCAATTCTCCAGACCTCACAAAATGGGACAAAATCTTCTCAATGCTGGAGAATAGCCAAATGAGGGAAAACATGCTTCTCCAGTATGCCGATGACATTGTAAAAGTGGAGATGGGTTCTTTACGAGGGGAGATTCTCAG GTTTGTGGCCCAGTATGGGGGTTCCTGCGGCGCTGCAGTAGAGACAGCAGGAAGAAGGATGGCCTTGCAAATGGAAGCAAGACTCAGAGAATCCCTGGTGCGGCTAAAATTTGGTGATCACACTTCTGGTCCTGTTGAGGGAAATTCTGTTGGGAATTCAAACAACCTGGAGGCAATGCTACAGCAGCTTCTCTCCGCCACACGAACCCAAGCGACCAGACTAGCCAAGATGGAAACCAGCTGTTTCAGCAACACAGGAACTGTTAAAGCAGCACCCCAACAACCAGATATCAGAGGAGCAGGCCACAGAGAGAGAACTTTAGAGGGAGTGCTGGCTCTTCTGCAGCAGACAAGAACGGAGCTGGAGGGGCTGAAGTCACTGCAGCCAAGACACCTTCCTGCAG GTTGTGAGATGGCGCTCCTCTACCCCATGCGCTCCCGTCGGATATACACTTCTGTAATACCAGATGTTCCTCTTTCACTGTCCTCCTTCACCGTCTGCTTGTGGGTGAAACCAGTCGTTGTCTCCAACAAAACAGTGCTCTTCTCCTACGGCAACCGCCGCAATCCCTATGAGATCCAGCTGCTGCTGAGCCACACGTCCGCCTTTTTAACCATAGGAGGAGAAACTCACCTGGTGGAGGCACGTGGAGTGGTCAAACCAGACAGTCCACCAGAATGGCTCCACCTATGTGGTGTTTGGTCCTCTGAGCAGGGTCTGGCTTCTTTGTGGGCAGGTGGGAAAAAGGTAGCTTCTACACCAGGAGTGGCTGAAGGACACATCCTACCAGACGGAGGTTCTCTACAGTTGGGACAGGAAAGGAACGGTTGCTGCCATCTGACCccgagcagcagcagcggaAATGGTATGGCGGGGTTCGAGGCAGGGTTTGATCCCAAGCTGGCATTCACAGGAACAATGACAGGGGTCAATATGTGGGACAAAGTGCTGTCAGAGGAGAAGATTTCCCAGTTGGCTTTGCAAGACGGTCAAGGTTGCGAGCATAGGGGGAACATTGTGATGTGGGGTGTGACGGAGATGGTGCCACACGGAGGCGCTCAATTCGTCAACTAA